In Aegilops tauschii subsp. strangulata cultivar AL8/78 chromosome 3, Aet v6.0, whole genome shotgun sequence, one genomic interval encodes:
- the LOC109737038 gene encoding uncharacterized protein codes for MADGALLDLLPQIHALFSDQLRVISYKWLSRNFSVSSNDAKRLLQEFVNKHGSDHEVIYSVSGWLKNNPQNYCVKLTSSSKLEEARRTFKDSCSVQVYSIQACIPKDTAVLWNPEFVQAEELFNQPFDEENCLRDNRFCGVRNSFVKRTTTGKHVSSMPPKPTNSVVAPAVPKPSSAPKGQSSIVRQQDLPEPSDQVKETNIKAEKDNAPVLDKTVNAPSVKEPSVGVHANKTKAQNGKALPSNGASLATMWGRASAKPKARAVTKAKDLPSVAVTADAQICAKEEADADSSDDEKSAHYKRASNGASNRKRRAIFDCSDDDNDDDDFVAIASPEPPKQDARNPVTEAAQDNISEQKKVESKQDTVSDVKGFTKGTDSEFTSECKTGSDNGINGSGITLKEKANDPPIDENKKDLAAETASTSPKRRKVLKTRIDERGREVTEVVWEGEAPASDKAEKNVTTTDATNRPTLPSKPQPAANTDRNSAPSKTAGSKKPAKAAAPKQGKNIMSFFKKV; via the exons ATGGCCGACGGCGCGCTGCTCGACCTGCTGCCCCAGATCCACGCCCTCTTCTCCGACCAGCTCCGCGTG ATTTCGTACAAATGGTTAAGCCGGAATTTTTCTGTATCATCAAATGATGCCAAGAG GTTGCTTCAGGAGTTTGTCAACAAACACGGGAGTGATCATGAAGTTATTTACAGTGTGTCTGGGTGGTTAAAGAACAATCCCCAAAATTATTGTGTAAAACTCACTTCAAGCTCTAAACTTGAAG AAGCAAGGCGAACCTTTAAGGATTCTTGTTCAGTCCAGGTTTACAGTATCCAGGCATGTATTCCAAAAGATACTGCTGTACTTTGGAATCCTGAATTTGTGCAGGCAGAGGAGCTTTTCAACCAGCCATTTGATGAAGAAAATTGTTTGAGAGATAATAG GTTTTGTGGTGTAAGAAATTCTTTTGTCAAGCGAACTACCACAGGAAAGCATGTGAGCTCAATGCCCCCAAAGCCTACAAATAGTGTTGTAGCACCTGCAGTGCCAAAACCTAGTAGTGCTCCAAAAGGGCAATCTTCTATTGTTCGACAGCAAGATCTACCTGAACCATCCGATCAAGTGAAAGAAACAAACATTAAAGCTGAGAAGGATAATGCCCCGGTCTTGGATAAAACTGTTAATGCTCCTTCTGTCAAAGAGCCATCAGTTGGTGTGCATGCAAATAAAACCAAAGCTCAGAACGGGAAGGCCCTACCCAGTAATGGTGCATCCCTGGCTACAATGTGGGGCCGTGCATCTGCAAAACCCAAGGCTCGAGCTGTCACTAAAGCTAAAGATCTACCAAGTGTAGCTG TTACAGCTGATGCACAGATATGTGCAAAAGAAGAAGCAGATGCTGATAGCAGCGATGATGAAAAAAGTGCACACTACAAGCGGGCCTCTAATGGTGCAAGTAACAGAAAGAGAAGAGCGATCTTTGATTGTTCAGATGATGATAATGATGACGACGATTTTGTAGCCATTGCATCTCCAGAGCCACCAAAACAGGATGCCAGAAATCCTGTCACTGAAGCTGCACAAGACAATATATCAGAACAGAAGAAAGTGGAAAGCAAACAGGATACAGTCAGTGATGTGAAAGGCTTCACAAAAGGGACTGATTCTGAATTTACCTCTGAATGTAAAACTGGAAGTGACAATGGTATCAACGGTTCTGGGATTACCTTAAAAGAAAAGGCCAATGATCCACCAATCGATGAAAATAAGAAGGATCTTGCTGCTGAGACAGCTTCCACCTCGCCTAAAAGAAGGAAGGTCTTGAAGACACGTATAGATGAGCGGGGGAGAGAAG TAACTGAGGTTGTCTGGGAGGGCGAAGCTCCTGCAAGTGATAAGGCAGAGAAAAATGTTACCACTACTGATGCCACTAACAG GCCAACTCTTCCAAGCAAGCCGCAGCCAGCAGCAAACACTGACAGGAACAGTGCTCCAAGCAAAACAGCAGGCAGCAAGAAACCTGCCAAGGCTGCTGCCCCCAAGCAAGGAAAGAACATAATGTCATTCTTCAAGAAGGTATAA